The genomic stretch GCCGGCCTTGGGCTTCGGAATGGGGGACGTGGTCCTGCGCGAGCTGCTGTCCGACAAGGAACTGCTCCCCTCAACGGACAGAACCATGGACTTCTTCGTGGTGGCGGTGTCCGACGACCAGCGGGAGGCAGTCCTGTCCCTGGTCTCCCGGCTGCGGGCCTCGGGACGCTCGGTGGACTACTCCCTGTCCGGGGGCGGTGTCGGCAAGCAGTTCAAGGCCGCGTCGGCCGCGGGAGCCGCTCGCGTGGTCGTGATCGGCCCGGACGAGGTCGCCCGGGGCGTGGTGAAGGTGCGGGACATGT from Actinomycetota bacterium encodes the following:
- a CDS encoding His/Gly/Thr/Pro-type tRNA ligase C-terminal domain-containing protein: RALGLDEFLRFDLSIVRGLAYYTGIVWELFDVAGDLRAVAGGGRYDRLLAHLTDVDLPALGFGMGDVVLRELLSDKELLPSTDRTMDFFVVAVSDDQREAVLSLVSRLRASGRSVDYSLSGGGVGKQFKAASAAGAARVVVIGPDEVARGVVKVRDMSTGQEAELTADELADSTPQYT